A part of Paenibacillus sp. IHBB 10380 genomic DNA contains:
- a CDS encoding bifunctional GNAT family N-acetyltransferase/carbon-nitrogen hydrolase family protein, with amino-acid sequence MTTDQISQFEKKIIIRNIEREDFDNIIALQNICFPNMGPWKLDQLESHVRTFPDGQMCVELDGDIIGSCSSLIVNFDDYLEQHTYSEITDKGYIRNHNPRGGNLYGMEVMVHPDFRRMKIGRRLYEARKRLAEQRNLKSIIVGGRIPGYHNYSDKLSPRAYAEEVLQQNIYDPVLTFQMMNGFTLKRIITNYLSDDADSENFAALLEWNNIEYKPSINKTLYKMSFPVRICVVQYMMKKIDSFEEFANQCEHYVDVASDYKSDFAVFPENFTMQLLSFLDERSPSLAVRKLTTYTTNYVELFSELAVKYNVNIVGGSHFVENNNRIYNVAHLFRRDGSIEQQYKLHISPNERKWWGINGGSSLGVFDTDCGKISIQLSSDIEYPELSRIVAEEGAQIIFVPFCAEDRQTFLRVKYCAQARAIENQVFIVTAGTVGNLTHVDNIDVQYAQSGIYTPADFSFSRDGIAGECSENTETVIMAEVDMETLERYRKSNDALSFKDRRTDIYSLQIRT; translated from the coding sequence ATGACAACCGATCAAATTTCTCAATTCGAAAAGAAAATTATCATCCGCAACATTGAACGCGAAGATTTCGATAATATTATCGCGCTGCAAAATATTTGTTTTCCGAATATGGGTCCCTGGAAGCTGGATCAACTGGAAAGTCACGTCCGTACGTTTCCCGATGGTCAAATGTGCGTCGAGCTCGACGGTGATATTATCGGCTCCTGTTCTAGCCTGATCGTGAACTTTGACGATTATTTGGAGCAGCATACGTATTCCGAAATCACGGACAAGGGTTATATTCGCAACCATAACCCCCGGGGCGGGAACCTCTATGGAATGGAAGTCATGGTGCATCCAGATTTCCGTCGCATGAAGATCGGCAGAAGGTTATACGAGGCAAGGAAACGGCTGGCGGAGCAGCGTAACCTCAAGAGTATTATCGTAGGGGGACGCATCCCGGGGTATCACAACTATTCCGATAAGCTGTCGCCAAGAGCTTACGCGGAAGAAGTGTTGCAGCAGAATATCTACGATCCGGTGCTGACTTTTCAGATGATGAACGGATTTACGCTGAAGAGGATCATTACCAATTATTTGTCCGATGACGCCGATTCCGAGAATTTCGCGGCCCTGTTAGAATGGAATAATATCGAATACAAGCCGAGCATCAACAAGACGCTTTATAAAATGTCTTTCCCCGTCCGCATTTGCGTGGTCCAGTATATGATGAAGAAGATCGATTCTTTCGAGGAATTCGCCAACCAGTGCGAGCATTACGTGGACGTGGCATCGGATTACAAGTCCGATTTCGCCGTTTTCCCGGAGAACTTCACCATGCAGCTGCTTTCCTTCTTGGATGAACGGTCTCCGAGCTTGGCCGTCCGGAAGCTTACGACTTATACGACCAACTATGTGGAGTTATTTTCCGAACTCGCGGTCAAATACAACGTAAATATCGTAGGCGGCTCCCACTTCGTTGAGAACAATAACCGGATTTACAACGTCGCTCACTTGTTCCGCCGGGACGGCTCAATTGAGCAGCAATACAAGCTACATATTTCTCCGAACGAGCGGAAGTGGTGGGGCATCAACGGGGGTAGCTCACTCGGGGTGTTCGACACGGATTGCGGTAAAATATCGATTCAACTCAGCAGTGACATCGAGTATCCGGAGTTGTCCCGTATCGTTGCGGAGGAGGGAGCGCAGATTATATTCGTTCCTTTCTGCGCGGAAGATCGGCAGACGTTCCTGAGGGTGAAGTACTGCGCACAGGCCAGAGCGATTGAGAACCAAGTGTTCATTGTGACCGCGGGAACGGTAGGAAATCTAACCCATGTGGACAACATAGACGTTCAGTACGCCCAGTCTGGTATCTATACGCCGGCTGATTTCTCCTTCTCTCGCGACGGCATCGCGGGGGAGTGCAGCGAGAATACGGAGACAGTCATCATGGCTGAGGTAGACATGGAAACGCTCGAAAGGTACCGTAAGTCCAATGATGCATTGTCGTTCAAGGATCGCCGGACGGACATCTATTCCTTACAAATTCGTACTTAA
- a CDS encoding nitrilase-related carbon-nitrogen hydrolase, giving the protein MKKLTIATTQYGLTDIRTAKEFWTGIEMKVREAAEQGASMIVFPEYMTAHLLSLEPSMMHDEACYFLDGLTDKYIEFFGELSRECDIAILAGTHICLEEESKYSNKAFLFFSDGRVETQSKVHLTPEEQIRWPLVAGDELNVFDTEWGKMAILTCYDIEFPELARAAALRGAELLLCPSYTDNSFGYHRVRHCAQARAIENQLFVVLSGLVGSLSEDRPQVDMGFCQAGIFTPCDLPFAADGILQVGETNENRTVLAELDFHTLRENRERGAVAPFYDRRPDLYEHQKTLL; this is encoded by the coding sequence ATGAAAAAGTTAACGATAGCAACCACGCAATACGGTCTCACCGATATCCGTACCGCAAAAGAGTTCTGGACGGGAATCGAAATGAAGGTTCGGGAGGCTGCCGAGCAGGGCGCCTCCATGATCGTGTTCCCGGAGTACATGACGGCTCACTTGCTAAGCTTAGAGCCATCGATGATGCACGATGAAGCGTGTTATTTTCTGGACGGGCTGACGGATAAATATATCGAGTTCTTCGGAGAGTTAAGCCGAGAATGCGATATTGCCATACTAGCAGGGACGCATATTTGCTTAGAGGAAGAGAGCAAGTACTCGAACAAGGCATTCCTCTTCTTTTCAGACGGACGGGTGGAGACGCAGAGCAAGGTGCATCTTACGCCGGAGGAGCAGATTCGCTGGCCACTGGTCGCGGGTGACGAGCTTAACGTATTCGACACGGAGTGGGGCAAGATGGCGATCTTGACCTGTTACGACATCGAGTTTCCGGAGCTTGCGAGGGCAGCCGCGCTTCGTGGCGCGGAACTGCTTCTATGCCCTTCCTATACCGATAATTCCTTCGGGTACCATCGCGTGCGGCATTGCGCCCAAGCGAGGGCGATCGAGAATCAGCTGTTCGTCGTATTGAGCGGCCTCGTCGGATCCTTGTCCGAGGATCGTCCGCAGGTGGACATGGGGTTTTGCCAAGCGGGCATATTCACCCCATGCGATCTACCGTTCGCCGCGGATGGCATCTTGCAGGTCGGAGAAACGAACGAAAACAGGACGGTGCTGGCCGAACTTGACTTCCACACGCTCCGAGAGAATCGTGAACGCGGAGCGGTAGCACCCTTCTACGACCGCCGCCCCGATCTATACGAACACCAGAAGACGCTATTGTAA